The genome window GCATTTATGAGGAAGCCTTCGATTACGTGGATGCTCCGATTCGCCGTGTGGCGCAAAAAGAAGTTCCTTTGCCCTATAACCGTACGCTGGAACAAATGGCACTGCCAAAGGTCGAGGATGTCATTCAAGCGGTCAAGGAGGTGCTGAATGGCTGAGACCATTAAGATGCCCAAATTGGGCTTTGACATGCAGGAAGGGACACTGGTTCGTTGGGTCAGGCAAGAAGGCGAAGCCGTTGAAAAAGGACAGGTGCTGGCAGAAATTGAAACAGATAAGGCAACTGTCGAGGTTGAAGCCAGTGTGAGCGGAATTGTTCATCGTCATCTGGTAGAGCAAGGGGCTGTTGTTCCGGTTGGGACGCCTATTGCCATTATTGCGGCCCCCGGCGAAACGGTTGCCGAAGAGCCGGTGGCAGGTGTTTTGCCTGCTAAAAATGTAGAGGAAGCGGCTGAAAAAGAAGCCGTTTCTCTGGCACAGCCATCTGTCAGTGGTGAAGAGCAACGCATCAAAGCCTCGCCTTTAGCCAAGCGTCTGGCAAAAGAGCATCAGGTGGACTTGAACGCGGTGCAGGGAAGTGGCCCTGGTGGGAGAATTGTGCGTAAAGATATCGAAGCCTACCTGGCAATGATAAGAACGGCGGTGCCCCAGGCTGTGGAGGTACCGATTCCGACTCCCTCTGTGTCTACATCACCAGCCCCTTCCTCAGGTTTTACTCTACCGGTATGGACTGCCCCGGAGAGCGTTCCAGCGGATGAGACTGTTCCCATGGATCGGTTGCGCCAGGCGATTGGGCGTCGTATGGTGGATTCAAAGCAGAACTACCCGCATTTTTATATTACTCGTTCGTTCAATGTTGAAGCCCTGATGGCTTTGCGAGAGCAAATTAATCAGGTTATGCCAGAAGGGCAAAAATTAACGCTGAACGATTTTGTGATCAAGGCGGTTGCATTGGCTTTGAGAAGTTATCCTAACCTGAACGCTTCGATTTCCGGGAATGCCATTCTCCGACATGGACGCGTGAATATTGGGGTGGCAGTGGCCGTAGAGGGTGGTTTGCTCACTGTGGTATGTAAAGATGCGGACCAGAAGCCATTGAGAGTCATTTCTTCAGAAATTCGGGATATGGTTTCTCGTGCCAGACAGGGAAAAGTACGCCCTGAGGATATTGAGGGCTCGACTTTTTCTATCAGCAACCTTGGCATGTTCGATGTCGAAAACTTTATGGCGATTATTAATCCCCCAGAAAGTGGTATTCTTGCAGTGGGAGCGGCTCAAAAAGTGCCGGTTGTGGTTGGCGACGAAATTAAAACCGGTCTCCGGATGAAAGCTACCCTTTCGGCAGATCATCGCGTGACCGACGGTGCTGAAGCCGCGCAGTTCATGCAGGTACTGGCTCGTTATCTGGAAAATCCTATCTTGCTTCTGGTTTAGCCTTTCCGAAGGAAGATTGTATGGGGCTGTCTACTTGACAGCCCCAATTCTTTTTTCAGGGTTTTTGTTCATAAAACAGACGGTATAGATTGTAAAGTTCGACAATGTTCATGATGTATTGACGAGTTTCATCGAACCGAATCACTTCCAGAAATAAATCAGGATCGTTGTTTGCAAGTTCTCTCCAGATCAGTGTGTTCCCGGCACCACCATTGTAAGATGCAAGGGCTGCGTACAGGTCCCCATCAAATAGACGAATCTGACGAGCCAGGTAAGATGCTCCAAATTCAATCGAAACCAGAGGCCGCTCCAGATCTTGCAAGTCAAAGTTGGGGGGCCATTGCAGTTGGTTGGCAATTTCCTGTGCCGTGGGTGGAATAATTTGCATCAACCCTCTGGCATTTGCAGAAGAGATTGCTGCTGGGTCGAAGAGGCTTTCTTGGCGAATAACACTTAGAAGGAATAAAGGATTCAAATTGTACTTAAGCGCGGCTTGTTGAATTAGGCCTTTGAAATACACGCCAAATCGAATGTGATTGAAGTAGCGCGGAG of Anaerolinea thermophila UNI-1 contains these proteins:
- a CDS encoding dihydrolipoamide acetyltransferase family protein encodes the protein MAETIKMPKLGFDMQEGTLVRWVRQEGEAVEKGQVLAEIETDKATVEVEASVSGIVHRHLVEQGAVVPVGTPIAIIAAPGETVAEEPVAGVLPAKNVEEAAEKEAVSLAQPSVSGEEQRIKASPLAKRLAKEHQVDLNAVQGSGPGGRIVRKDIEAYLAMIRTAVPQAVEVPIPTPSVSTSPAPSSGFTLPVWTAPESVPADETVPMDRLRQAIGRRMVDSKQNYPHFYITRSFNVEALMALREQINQVMPEGQKLTLNDFVIKAVALALRSYPNLNASISGNAILRHGRVNIGVAVAVEGGLLTVVCKDADQKPLRVISSEIRDMVSRARQGKVRPEDIEGSTFSISNLGMFDVENFMAIINPPESGILAVGAAQKVPVVVGDEIKTGLRMKATLSADHRVTDGAEAAQFMQVLARYLENPILLLV